The DNA segment CTTGATAATAACCATTGAATACCATACATCTATATATTAATGATTTTCTATTAAGATAGTGTTTCAAAAACATATTGCAAGTGCTTCCAAACTTCTAGCCAATGAAATGTTAATAAAATTGTATGTTGAAGttgaaaaaaacttaaattaaaGTTTTACAAACACAACCTAAATCTTTTCAACTTCTGATACTGGATCTTGATTCTTAAACCAGTAGATAAATGTTAGATGGTAAAGGAGAAAAATTAGATAtcccattttatttttttccattgCTCATCCTTAGGAGAAAATATtcccacaattttttttttgtttttttttgtttttgggcATGCTTACGCCTTAGCCTTTGCCTCGGACAACCACAGACACCGTGTTCTTCCACCAATATTTTTGAATTGTCTACTAAAAACCCTTCGATTTAAACATGTCTTTGAGTATCAAGCTATGATTGCATCTAATTACCTATAATTCATATTAGCAAACAAAATTTTCGAGACtgcaaaaatatgaaaaaggaTGAACGTTATCTAAAATTTTGGAGTTTCCACTGCTGACACAAGCTCTGAAGCCACTCAAAAATACATAtacatcataaaaattctttaaaatgTCCCACTAGATGAACCTCCATAAATAGTTCAATcaaattaaaaactaaatattATATACCGTTTAGTATCCAATGCTGTATGGAGGTAAACTGGTAATTAACAATCGAAATAACTACGCCACTGGAGGAAGGCCTTGATATATAGGATCCTCCACTCGTTGAGGGGATCCAAGGATTTAGGCTCCACCAAGTGTGTAACGCTCCTTGTGGAGCATACTCAAAGCCATTTTCAATGCATAATAGAAGAATAGTTTCTTCATACCTATGTTACTTATCTTCTACGTCAGTGTTGGAACATAGGTTGGTAAAAGAGCTTGAAAGCCTCCATGACTTCAAGGTACCACATCGATTCTCTATCCGGAAATTCAGAAAGATCGACTAGTTTGTGAACCTGTGAATTGCACAATACCTATCAAGATCATGCTAAGTGGTACTGCATTTTAACATTCGTGGAGAGATGAAGTTAAAGCACATACTGGAATCAAGTTGGAGTGAAAATGAGATACTTCTGTTGTACAAATCATGATGCTTGAAACACATCATAGTTATCAACAGCTGTCAATACAGAAAGCATCTTTTGCACTAGTCCAACATATATAGAGAATAAGTGATACAGCATGTAGTTCGACAGAATCAAAACTAATGTTGGTTTAAAGCAAAGAACAATGATTGCATTtctttaataattattataatctAAAGGTGAAAACATTTCCAAAACAAAGCAAGCAAGCGCACTTAATTCCGCTTGTAGGATGAAATAAGTTCAAAGTAATAAAGAATGTTAGTTAAACAtttacaatccatgagaaatttagTCTTCCAGAACTTTACCAATTTAATCATTGACTGAATGAGTATTTAGTTTGGAAGAAACACACATAAGTACATGAAAGGCTTGATAGTTGAGAGCGAATGGTTTAGAGTTTATGAGTTTGATGGAAGAATCCATCATATGGCTACGAACTTCTGGTGCAATGGACATTGGATGAGCATGAGGACCAGTGTTGGATTCGGAAGCTAGCTATTCCATAGGAATATTTTAGTAATTTAAGCACATTTCTATATTTTGGTGTCAGTACATCATTTTGCACTGGATAAATAGAGATAACTACGATGCAAATGAAAATTTGAGTTTTCTTAAAACTGATTCTTCTATATATATCCGCATCGTCCCAAAAATCTCAATTTCTATTATGATCAAGAGAGTTGAAGTAGCTAGTACTCCAATTTTATTATTACCTTAACCATTGGAAGATCGCCTGCACGAACAACATAGCCTCCAACCACCATTACATACATCCCTAcattcacacacacacaaaacaaatCAGCAACTTATTCGAAAATCAGTGTAAAAAGTAAACAAATGAGTATCTCACCTTTTTCCAAACGACGGCCGCGAAAGTCTCCGGAGAGGGAAAGTTCAACGAAGGCGGTTCCATCGTCGAGGAGGAAAGAGCCGCCGTCAGATTCATCTGTTGAGACGAGAACGCCCTGAAATTATCGATTAGAGAGATGAATATAATGGTAGAATGAATGGTGGGAGGGGAGGGGAGTACCTGTAGCCAAGCACGTTGGAACAGAATACCTCCGAGAGTGAAAGCATTCTGCGTCGTCGTCGGGGCGGCGCTTCGCAGGTGGACGCAGAGTAGCTTTAGTGCTGCCAGACTGTAATCCATTTTTCTCTCTTTCAAATTTCCTAATCGTAATTGtcctttttttatataaaacctGTTCCCAAATTTGTACCCCAAAATAGGCCATATTCTTTTGGAGTTGGAGTCAGACacccacatttttttttttttttccaaaatagtCCATATTCTTTTGGGCTATAAAAAATGATCcctaatattttataattatttttaatctcaTCTCTATCATATACTTACATTTTTACCAAGTCATCGAGTGAAACTATTTAAGATTCCAGAATGTGTGTCTAAATAAACTAGTTAATAAATACATATtaatatcaaaaaatattttacaaaatcaCATCGACTGATACTTATAGATGTTATGACGTAATGAAATCCAACCTCATGTCATCGGTCTCATCCAACACAACACTCTTAAGGCAGATATCACTCGATGCCATAAGAAACCTCTATGCGGTTGGGGAGTTGCTCCTAAAATTTGAGGGTCTTTATCCGAGATTCGAATCCAACATGAGCCCAAAACTTCTATTTCAGAGTAAACCTGAAACCAGACAAAGCGTGTTAGAAGGTGCCGAGAGGATATCTCTGCATAGTCCCCCTGACGCTCACGTAAAGAGATGAGCTAGGCATCCCTTAAAATAAAAGTAATAGTTTGCAAATGAAATGAGTAAACATGGTATTTATAGGGAGAGACGTAGGGGACCACGTGCATGTAACTCACACTCTCTTCATCCGAGGCTCGCCCTCATAAGGCGATTCAAGGTGTGGCCTCGCCTTTGAGTAGAGGCTTAAAGAAAGGGACCTCACCCTTGAGGCAAGGCTAAGGCTGAGGGCTCACCCACCTTGGGTAGGCTCTGCCCTAGCTACTCTTCTCCACCCTTTTCATCTTGAATTCTTTGGCTTATTTAGCACAACTCCAACTACAACATGTCTTTCCTCAACGGAAAAATCCTACGTATGGCCTCGCCCTTAAGGTGAGGCTGAAGTTAATGACCTTACCTTTGAGGCGAGGCTGAGGCTAAGGCTAAGGCTAAGGCTCGCCACCTCGGGCAAGCTCTAATGTAGCTACTCTTATCCTTCATCTTCATCCTCTTTCACTTCTTAGTTATTTAATTCAGCTCTCAAATCCTTGGCTCATGCTAGGGACCCTCATGGTTAGGGTCCAAATTGTTGAGGCTGAGCCTCATGCTTCGGGAAACTAGTGCATCTTCTCTCTACCACTTCTAACTCCAACTCCAACTACTTCTCCCATGAGCCTCAACATCACTCTTTGTCAAATATATTAACCTTAGCCTCTATCTCCCCTCTCATGGCTCGCACTTACTTAACCAACCTCTCTCCTTCCATCACCTAATATCATGGGATGACTTTACCACTTAGAGGTGGACCCTAGCCCTGATTCTTGGCTATGGGCTTGAACTAGACCTAAGAGTGTGATGTTATTCGCTAATATGTTATATACAAACTAATTTTTCATGTATTTTCATTATTAAAATCAAAAGTTTTAACATTTCTCTtcgaaaaattatttattataaacaatatatattagtttttgaattaaataactCTTCAGTTTATGAAATAATCGGCTTGCATGCAAATGagttcaaaaatattattcggaGAGAAAGATTGTATAATTTAACTGTAACTATAGTAACTCGGTTCTATTTTATACGAATTAATTttctaatcatgtttagattaaataaatcatgattaaggaatatatatatatatatatatactatcaaACGGACCAAGAAATCAGATCCAGAACATCCAAAAGTGGTAAATGGCCTTATTTGGGCCTGGAAAAGTTCGAAAGATCCAAACTAGGATCAGAAGGTCCGAACAGATCAGAACAAGCGAAACAAGTACAAAAGCAACGgtacgatcggaacgtccgaagagGAATCGACACTTTCGATCTATGGTGTCCTATACGTGGCAATGATACTTGAGCacgtagctgcatgcaagagattggagcttccgatcgtagcCGTTCCGAACGTGGCATGCATGcaaggatcggaacttccgatcaggagatcggagcttccgatcataatctataaataggggcgtGAGGGGCTCattttgaaatgttcaaaaTCCTCTCCTCTCACATAATGACTCAATTTTAAGGGCTTTTAGACTTTTTataaagagttggagtaggtagtagtatTTTTATAGATAGCGGACAATGTTCATATTAATAGCCAAGCAGCGGAGCTTTGGCGAGGTGTCCTAAggtcgtagcagagctgtgccCTAGATTtggggcattcgacatcagcgggctgacgacggacgaagttatagctctagctccttatagaaaatataGAGTATGATGTAGTTttattaaggcttttagagcatgttaGATTATGCATGGTTACTTTGCCTTGTAGTATTGcttggtaggcttggaacctataTGAGTGCTTCTAGGACtaccttagtaaggtacgtaagtactgactgagatagccagcgggttgcatgcttatgtgttgcatgcaTAATATTTGACATGACATATATTACTTCTTTGAGTTATTATGCTACATGtgcatttcatattgagcttggatctccttcgagataagcCAGTGTTATAGGGTTCTTAGCCCTTGTTAGGATATTTTGACACTGAAAGTCACTATGACCGACGGGTCTGTCGGAATCTAGTGATCTAAGTGACATCCTGGTCCACGTCCAGTTAGGAATGAGTGGTCGGACCCAGTAGTTTGATTCCCCGAGATAACAGCTCATGTCTTAGGCGTCATTCTGAGCAGATTGATACAGTATACCCAGATATGTTATCCACCCATTACAttacatgcatcatatttgtatgtttacccataCTAGTGTACTGAGCTTTAGCATTCACgcccagttattttctgttgtctggacacctcattcgatggggcagttgcaggtagttcttccAGGGACTTGGatattaggtggtgaccaagatAGGATTGCAAGATTAGCTACTAAGTTCAATCTTACTGGCATTAAGTTATTTTAGTTTCCGCATTTACTCTAATTATGATCACTTATTGTttaaattgcatgcttaagtctcttattagtaggtgatctaggatgaggtcactacatttatggtatcacagcatgcaataagattattTGGGACATAATATTGATATTTGGGTTATACTTGTAGATTACAAGTTGGATACAATGACGATAGCAGTAACAGGAGTTGGAATATATAGCAGGGTActtaggcttttccaagatcggcATTGCCAAGATTGGCATCGGAGATttgccttatgtggatcccaaCAATTTAGAgatggaagagaagatccataTTTGCACTCCAGGTACTTATCGGGATCTATTGGAGCATGGGAAGATGTGAACGTCTAGATTCCCTGTAGTCCACAAATACCCCTGAAGACTCTCCACAAgtatttggagagattgtcagaagaTCCTGCCAAGAGAATGACTCATGAAGCTTTGGGCATCTCTAgtaggataaaatattttagatctTGGGAAGAAGAAGTCTGCTGACATGTTTGTATTGATGCTTTCATGTGTGTCGTAGACGAGAACacttcacgttcaagatcaATAGTCAGGTTGTAATATTTTCGTTGTATTTgggttttaaatactgtattaagATTTTttataaacagtatttcagttgtaagcaTTTGAATCAAATGTATTAATGATTCCAGACATTTTGATGTATCAGTCATATCATTTTACATATTTTGGTGTGATGTAATACTTGACTATTttgattacatgggattgtaataaaaagATTGTTTAGAAGCTGGAGGCTACTTTAGCCTGGTGGTTCTAAAACAGTCACAGGGGTATTCTGTCAGTTGAGTACTTTTATAAGGAATAAGTATCGTCTGACTACATCAGATATATAATTTAAGATTTTATGTTGTCAGAATAAGTTTGGAATTGATATTCCTTGACAGGTGATCATTCTGAAACATATAGGATATGCATATTTCCAATTGATAAATTCTAGAATGATCTAATGAGTTGATTGACTTCGAGTAGTTCCAAGAATGACGTGTCCATCAGGGAACTTGGTAATACCATTTTATATTAAGATTGACTAGGCAGTTTTCTTAGACCAGTAGATGTTGACTTGAACTTGTTTAGTTATTGTCAAATGATGACGGATCTAATTAAGATATGATGGTGAGTTATACTGAGTGTTGTGGACTGTGTTGATATGTGTCTAGACGTTGAGGATGTGCGATCCCATGTCAGAATGTATTCTGGAAGCCTTTCGTGCTTCAGAAATGACTTACAAGAGAGGCAAAACTCAGTCTTGACATTTTATACAGTCACATAAGGAGTATAGTTACGCGACATGTGAAATTATTTTGTAAGAAATGGAATTTGATGAAGAGTATAAAGGAAATTAGTTATCGTCCGACTTCGTCAAAGATACAGAGTAAGATTTTCTGCTGTCAGGATAGTCTTGGTAAGAGTATTCCTTGACTAGTGATCATTATTAATAGATAGTTGATGCAGTCGGTATTGGAAGATATCACTAGATGGATTGATCTAGTAAGAGGGCAAATTATTTATTAACGATCATTGAATTATTGTCTAACTTCGTTAGAATTATGGAATAAGATCCTCTGGTAACGGAAATTGTTCAGAATAGAGAATGATCATTTGATTGAAATTGGTCCAAGGAGTATTTATTTTTGTATCTATGTTACCTGGACAAGAAACAGTTTTGTAGTAGATCAGGATTTGCGTCAGTGACTACCCTTGATTATCGCCTGACCTCATCAGAAATAAGGTAAGTAAAATTAGTATGGGAATTTGGTTATTCCATGTGTTTTGGGTTCAAATAATTTCTTGATAAGTAGAACCATAGAGGTCATAGTTGTTGATCTACAGAGTAAGATTCTAATAAATCGAGAATGGATGAGAAAATTGACTTAATTGATTGATCATTTCAGGCTTAAACTCAGAGGATCAGTATGAGCTGCAGTGGATCAAATATGATTGATACAGTCATTAAAGAATAATCAAAATTGATTTAAGTTATTAATGACAAAGAGGTAATTAAATCAGTACTGCTGTAAGCTTGCAGGCTTAAGAATTTAGTCTGAGAAATGTACTTAGAATTTCTCACATGATCGGAAATTTTTGTAAATGTATTAGTTCGGAATTTGGATATTCTTCTGTTATGAAGAACTGATAAGAAACAATACTTGTGACATTGAGAGccaatttaatattatttttgaaattgttTGTGGTAGATATAGATGATGTAACCCAGTAATGGGGGAGCTGGAATGTCtttttttttatagaaaaaaacaactaaaattttTGGGTATTATTTGATGAATAGAAATCATTAACTAAATTTCCAAGACTGAATTAAGCTGTTATTTCTGATTAATCTTAGAATTATCAGTTTTGGAAAACTGATAAAACAGATACTATGTTCAGATATTTTCTATAATATTCTGAGGATGTCATCATCAGATTATGATCTAGCAAGCATTTGCATTTCAATGTGTACCAACAGGAAAGCATCAAGTGTTTATACGGAGAGAAAGGATGGCATCTGAGATCTATATTCATCAGGTCTagcgggattgttgtcactaatTTCCATGGATGTATTTTAGATGCATGGGATCATTGATGTACTTGATTTGATATAATCAAGTCAAGAGTCAGCTAGATTATATTGGCTCGGAGACTTCGCAAATTTTGGGTGAACTATTTCCTGTTCATCTAAGTATAAGCAAGTTGGGATCGAGTAAAAACTTATTATTATCTGTGGCAGGATAACCAGTTTATTGTTATCTCAAGATATGAGATAGATCTCACCATTCGACTCAGATTATTAGTACAAGGGATACTACTAATTGACTTTAGAGTCAGCAGAATAATATTGGTTAACCAACATGAGAATCTGAAAGGTTCAAGAAAATAAGGAATTGTCGACAACGACGTTGTAGCGCCTAAAATATAATCTACTAAATCTTGcattaaagaaaataaattgtaatgccccaaatttatcttaattgagtttatttgagttaatcggagattatagaattcgagagccgatttgattttgatcagagtCTATTTTCCACTTTTCCTAATTTTCAGGGTCTAGAATGCAAAATTGGAATTTGTTATAATATATTAACTTGGAAGTTGACTTGGTCATTCTTTCCTCTTTACTTCTTCTCCTCCAAGCCGcctcccctccattgaagaagCCAACGTG comes from the Henckelia pumila isolate YLH828 chromosome 1, ASM3356847v2, whole genome shotgun sequence genome and includes:
- the LOC140875785 gene encoding uncharacterized protein isoform X1, with translation MDYSLAALKLLCVHLRSAAPTTTQNAFTLGGILFQRAWLQGVLVSTDESDGGSFLLDDGTAFVELSLSGDFRGRRLEKGMYVMVVGGYVVRAGDLPMVKVHKLVDLSEFPDRESMWYLEVMEAFKLFYQPMFQH
- the LOC140875785 gene encoding uncharacterized protein isoform X2, translated to MDYSLAALKLLCVHLRSAAPTTTQNAFTLGGILFQRAWLQGVLVSTDESDGGSFLLDDGTAFVELSLSGDFRGRRLEKGMYVMVVGGYVVRAGDLPMVKLLITMMCFKHHDLYNRSISFSLQLDSSSQTSRSF